A stretch of the Marivirga tractuosa DSM 4126 genome encodes the following:
- a CDS encoding N-6 DNA methylase — protein MQADLAFPVTSKDEHLRVFKDVYYHLYSNGNISRAEDLIKDLSKILLYCLSENSGGTKVSPSKILESLIKQHPNIKDHFGSFQLDDISVLYALNKFQEIDISNSPAHIIGDAFQTLVGPNLRGDKGQFFTPKSVVSSMVKLLSPKANHTICDPACGTAGFLIESITQISKNISFNGRLIGIEKDDFLANTANAILEIYSKSNFEVINSNSLDIENDKLKKLLGQIDLVVTNPPFGAKIGVKEKKILKQYDFGHSWMFSKTESQWIKTSQILKEQSPQLLFLELCFKLLKKGGKCGIVLPEGIFGNKSLGYVWDYIRNNGKILGMIDCPRTLFQPSTDVKTNILFFEKSSNTSTKFKVAIAETCGHDKRGRQLDNSGKKIDDDFTLIGENSFNDDNQIWKHATVQDPYYLVPRYCISRDQLNKSYEFEIAGHISIKELVDQKKLVIKKGNEVGSEAYGTGQIPFVRTSDIINLEINYDPTKSVSEEVYQKYRKLQRIEEFDILMVADGRFRIGKTSMILNGMTKCVVQSHLKIIRTLDNNYLNAFELLYLLNQKEVIDEIKRLIFIQSTLGSVGNRLNELVLPVPLKNQQWNERINEFKQTLIERNRLLQKLHNFTFDEID, from the coding sequence ATGCAGGCAGATTTAGCATTTCCAGTGACAAGTAAGGATGAGCATTTAAGAGTTTTTAAAGATGTTTATTACCACTTATATTCAAACGGCAACATTAGTAGAGCCGAGGATTTGATTAAGGATTTAAGCAAAATACTACTGTATTGTTTGTCGGAAAATAGTGGAGGTACAAAGGTTAGTCCTTCTAAAATCCTTGAGAGCTTAATCAAGCAGCACCCCAATATAAAGGATCATTTCGGCTCATTTCAACTTGATGACATAAGCGTTTTATATGCTTTGAATAAATTTCAAGAAATAGATATATCTAATTCTCCAGCACATATTATTGGAGACGCATTTCAAACACTGGTTGGGCCAAACTTACGAGGGGATAAAGGTCAGTTCTTTACTCCAAAATCAGTTGTAAGTTCAATGGTAAAATTATTGAGCCCAAAGGCAAATCATACAATTTGTGACCCAGCATGCGGTACCGCAGGATTTTTAATTGAAAGTATCACGCAGATTTCCAAGAATATTAGTTTTAATGGAAGGTTAATCGGAATTGAGAAAGATGATTTTCTTGCCAATACAGCAAATGCCATTTTGGAAATCTATTCAAAATCAAATTTTGAGGTCATCAATTCGAACTCCTTAGACATAGAAAATGATAAACTTAAAAAGCTATTGGGTCAAATTGATTTGGTTGTTACCAATCCACCATTTGGTGCAAAAATCGGTGTTAAAGAGAAGAAGATTTTGAAGCAATACGATTTTGGTCATAGCTGGATGTTTTCAAAAACGGAAAGTCAGTGGATAAAGACTAGTCAAATTCTAAAGGAGCAATCACCTCAGCTTCTGTTCCTTGAATTATGTTTTAAGCTTCTGAAAAAAGGAGGTAAGTGTGGGATTGTTCTTCCAGAAGGGATTTTTGGAAATAAAAGTTTAGGGTATGTATGGGACTATATAAGAAACAATGGAAAAATATTGGGTATGATTGATTGCCCCCGAACATTATTTCAACCTAGCACAGACGTTAAAACCAATATTCTCTTTTTCGAGAAGTCTTCTAATACTTCTACAAAATTTAAAGTTGCAATTGCAGAGACTTGCGGACATGATAAAAGAGGTCGCCAACTGGACAACTCTGGGAAAAAAATTGATGACGATTTTACTCTTATTGGAGAAAATTCTTTTAATGATGATAATCAAATCTGGAAACACGCGACAGTTCAAGATCCTTATTATTTAGTACCTAGATATTGCATAAGCCGCGATCAACTGAATAAATCATATGAATTTGAAATAGCCGGGCACATCAGTATTAAGGAGTTAGTAGACCAGAAAAAACTTGTTATTAAAAAGGGAAACGAAGTAGGTTCAGAAGCATACGGTACTGGTCAGATTCCATTCGTCAGAACATCAGATATAATAAACCTTGAAATCAATTATGATCCGACTAAATCAGTAAGTGAAGAGGTTTATCAAAAATATAGGAAACTTCAACGAATTGAGGAATTTGACATATTAATGGTTGCAGATGGTAGGTTTAGAATTGGAAAAACATCAATGATCTTAAACGGAATGACGAAATGTGTTGTACAAAGTCATCTAAAAATAATACGAACCCTTGATAACAATTACCTTAATGCTTTTGAACTGTTATACTTACTAAATCAAAAGGAAGTTATTGATGAAATAAAAAGGTTGATCTTTATTCAATCCACGCTTGGTAGTGTAGGGAATAGATTAAACGAGCTTGTACTACCTGTTCCATTAAAAAACCAGCAGTGGAATGAAAGAATTAATGAGTTTAAGCAAACTCTAATTGAAAGAAATAGGCTCCTTCAAAAGCTTCACAATTTCACATTTGATGAAATAGATTAA